From the Pieris napi chromosome 20, ilPieNapi1.2, whole genome shotgun sequence genome, one window contains:
- the LOC125059696 gene encoding dynein assembly factor with WDR repeat domains 1 — translation MKLLKFHLRYHPPGLVLEYLQKGLIKNKDIDLLDMNCNTDIQELATKLYQREVLITDDVRNQLEQCLETLKKRIEHEGPMGKRFYIYKTLVTHVLPLTNVCFDKIGKRCLSGSYDRTCKVWDVDSGKELKTLAGHQNVVYSVAFNFPACNRVITGSFDKTARIWKPETGECLATLWGHAGEVVAAQFSAKGDHAATGSMDTTAKLFDVRTGTEVNTYTGHTAEVIALQFDPNEGQRLITGSFDGTISIWDTRLKDRVSVLRGHEGEISNVQFNWDSSLVGSSSLDGSAKLWDARKTECLATVAGHTDEVLDICFDWAGQRMATSSSDCSARIYDVKSDFKELAVMRGHREEVSKVCFSPAGGCLLTASADRSARVWNTNTGNCLQVLSGHCGEIFSCAFSYAGDAIITASKDNTCRIWR, via the exons ATGAAGTTACTAAAGTTCCACCTTCGTTATCATCCACCAGGCCTGGTGCTGGAGTATCTTCAAAAAGGTCTCATAAAGAATAAGGATATTGATCTTCTGGACATGAACTGCAA TACCGACATTCAAGAATTGGCAACGAAGCTCTATCAACGCGAGGTTCTGATCACAGATGACGTTAGGAACCAACTGGAGCAATGTTTGGAGACTTTAAAGAAGCGAATCGAGCATGAAGGCCCAATGGGCAAgaggttttatatttacaagaCATTGGTCACCCACGTTTTGCCGCTTACCAACGTGTGCTTTGATAAAATTGGAAAGAG ATGTTTGTCAGGAAGTTACGACCGGACCTGTAAGGTTTGGGATGTGGATTCAGGCAAAGAATTGAAGACGCTCGCTGGTCATCAAAACGTTGTATATTCTGTGGCATTTAATTTTCCAGCCTG TAATCGCGTAATAACAGGATCTTTTGACAAGACGGCTAGAATTTGGAAGCCTGAGACGGGTGAATGTCTGGCTACATTATGGGGTCACGCTGGCGAAGTGGTTGCCGCCCAGTTCAGCGCGAAGGGAGATCATGCAGCCACTGGCTCTATGGATACCACAGCTAAGCTCTTCGACGTTAGGACTG GCACGGAGGTCAACACATACACTGGACATACAGCGGAGGTGATAGCTCTCCAGTTTGACCCTAATGAAGGACAGCGACTAATTACTGGATCTTTTGATGGCACCATCTCTATATGGGATACGAGACTTAAAGA TCGTGTATCAGTACTGAGAGGCCATGAAGGTGAAATATCCAACGTCCAGTTCAACTGGGACAGTTCCCTCGTAGGATCATCTTCCTTGGATGGGAGCGCGAAGCTATGGGACGCCAGGAAGACAGAATGTCTTGCAACTGTCGCGGGGCACACGGATGAG GTGCTAGACATCTGCTTTGACTGGGCCGGTCAACGCATGGCAACATCTTCGAGTGACTGTTCAGCTCGCATCTATGACGTGAAATCGGATTTCAAGGAGCTAGCTGTCATGAGGGGACATAGGGAGGAGGTTTCTAAG GTGTGTTTCAGCCCAGCCGGTGGATGTCTTTTGACAGCTTCAGCAGACCGCAGTGCGAGAGTATGGAACACTAACACGGGCAACTGTTTGCAG GTCCTCTCCGGCCACTGTGGGGAGATTTTCTCGTGCGCGTTCTCCTACGCCGGCGATGCTATCATTACAGCGTCAAAAGATAACACATGCAGAATCTGGCGGTGA